The Periplaneta americana isolate PAMFEO1 chromosome 14, P.americana_PAMFEO1_priV1, whole genome shotgun sequence region atgaacaagtgttcacatctcagaaagtatgtgttgtagaacccatgtttattagacatttttttcttgttttgatgcatactagcacctcctaaaatattgaatacttttttttaacaccctgtattgtaaattttcatattttggttTATGAATTTCATGAATATATTTCAGAAATTAGGCCTACCATATGTTAGGATATATGTGTagcatttttatatttcttatttacttttattttaggtCCAACTGTGTTACACAAAATGGAGAAAGCTATTGAAAATTCAAAGTTGAATGATAGTGCAATGCATTATCATTTTGTTGCTCTCAAGGAAGAATGGCTGAAGtaagtattttatattatatcttgatgcttaatcatcctatcatatcatcagGATAATGTAACTCTGTATTTCAGGGAGCCCAACCCCCACAAATGAGTTACACGTAAATCACTGCCAGGATGTATCAATTTCtttacattataattttactgacaaCAGTGACAATGTGGCTCATTCTAATATCTGtgttaacataatataattctaTAAAActaacaattattattgaaactgttGGGAACTTTCACAgcaacatctttttttttctcggaaaaaaaaaaaaaaaaacaagaatgaatttaaaacaatgaatatATGTATTGTAGTCTTTCATTCTAATAGACATTCAACACTaacttaacatttttatatttccaaagcATAGCAAAAGTGATAAGACGTGTACAGCAGTGGAATGTTGGACAGCCTCAAGATGTGACTGCTTTGCTACAAGCAATGGGAGCTCAAGAGCAAGATAAAGGCTTACTAGAATTCTGGGGTGCTAGTGCAACATAATGTACTTataaattaacgaaatatggaATACATTAGGAATTACATTATtgcaccagaaaaaaaaaaacagtgaatgatctaattttctttcaaaatgtaAAAGGTTTTCACCCTTTCCACGTAAAGTAGACTTAAAGTTCGTCTGTGATTCTGTAACGAAATACAACTATTTATATTTAGAATTCTATGTTATTTTGTCGAAGTACTGATTACAGTAATATATGTGTAGTTAATCATATAgacaataaatacatttttgtactTGAAATAATTTCACAGTTGTAGAATTTTAGTATATTTTAAAGACCTTACATCCCTTATGAAATCCTGTCCCATTTACCATgtgtttcagaccacctgtatgagattttttttctcgaaaactatgtgatactggttgttcattaaaaaattttgataaccaaaacctatgtgaAGAATCGATTGGTAGTACCATTTctcgtaacaaaccggaagtagggataCCTGTGgctaacttcgaaatttcaaatgaaaacatgTCATTGAAGGTATCactggaaactacttttaaaaagaaacaacttttactgaaacttctctaacatttattgtttactcacaaagaaacaaaaatggtatcttctagaactgctgtatgttgtttatgtacgtacactctttaTAGTGTTTaaaatgtacgccaccctgtgctaaacaatattctgatcaccacctaacatccgtgattgcatttcagcacagctgagagacccacaggcttctctaattcaaGTTCTCAAAAAAGTATGGTCCTATGACTCGGTGTCCAAGGAGGCCATACCATGTGTTGAGGCTCCACATGTGCTGGTAATCTACTTCAtgtagccagtgtggattaactGGAGACCAATAATGGGCATTGTAGAGATTCATCTgtccattacttttgaaagttgtctaatcagtccacagaattctgagctcgaaatcacgGTCCATGTTTAGAAACCAGTTACAGAAATCAAGACGAGTCTGGAAGTCATATCCCCTaagttcctgatggagatgaatatTGTATGAATGAAATCTGTTGTCTTtcagaattctaaacactgtattatggtgCAATTCTGAATCATGGGCAAGCCTTCTTGTGGGGGACAAAGACATGTTAAGGCAATCCTTGGAAAACATTGCAAGGGAAAGGACACATGTATGTaggattattataaaataatacagcagATGAAACAGTTTTTTGTCCCTCCTCCAAAATCTGATGAATTATTTCCCAACATCGACGATATACCAAGAGTAAGCAGACTAAATATTCAGTATAATAAAACTTGTACCTGTTCatcatttaattttcattaagtttaaaTTGAAGTACTCATTCATTGTACAAAACAAATACCAAGTAACTTCAGTTTTAGAAAAATCAATTTTTATCTGTTTTGTCGTGAAGTAGCGCAGCTCCCTTCCTGACAGAACTCTtcaaatgtatatattttgtacaagtgaaattcaatatgaataattaatcatattaccggcagagtaattttattgtttcaaatttaatgATACAAATAGCATGTGAAATGCAGGTTCTTTTCCAAAACTCGCTGTTTACTTCTTGTATCCACAGCTGCGCCTTCTGCCTCGAGCACGCTCAAACTTGCGACCCTTAGACCGAACATAAGGTTTCGTGTGGCTGTGTGGCACACCAGGTGCAAGTCCAAAGTGCTTCACAGCTTCTCGGGCATTGCGCCGACCTGAAAACAAAGTAAaagcattaacattttcattataatatgaaACACGGGCAGACTTTGGTTTGGTTTAAGACTCTGCACTAACTCGGTATTCCACTATCTCCTTCAGTCTCTCTTCAATCATTTCTTCTACAATTTTCGTTACCATAAGCAAAAAgcaaaatattttaagttaacaATCAGGTACAACTTgcttttatttttacataatttttaagcCTAGAACAATTGTGCACATAAATCATTGTGTAACTATATTTATGGGCTTTTACATGCACGGGCAAATGAAGGAAGGTCATGTTAGATTTTATATAGTTGTATGGAACCTAGCCCACCATACTTCCAAAATCTGGAGAGAACAGTAAccacaatatgttgttgttgttttctaatgccaggcgtttgacaaagtcatttgacctctcacactccaatatttttcaatgatattatcatggtcagccactgaagcacagattttgaggtgttccgaatccattttttggtttgagttgcacaatgggcagttaggggactgatatattccaattctaagtAACCACAATATTGTCCACCACAATTCTACTTGGTCTTGCCAGTATTTGAAGTCTTCTAGCACAAAAAGTCGAAAAGCAAGCCAGGTGATAAAGAGTGATATTCAAGTTACTCACTTTAATGTTCACGATGTGTTATAACCTTTtaaagtacagtaaaatccctcgtatccagcacccaaataaccggcaataccaaaacaacactTTGggtagcccccccccccccctaaaaaAATCATGTGAAAGGGAAGAATAGGACGAAGATGGTGAGTGGTTTTCATGGATCacacatgccgcatattgtgtttactctttacattgttcatgtGTGAAAACATAAGACTGAAAACCCCATTATGTCCCTAGAGTATATCGGGTAgcatcggtaagctgtcacttggaccttgcaaacaatgcgcagagacgatatctttaaatttaccacttgaattCGCCCATTTCGAAGGGATATTGAATGAGTCTAAATAGAAAAGTGTGAAATTCTGTTCCTACAGCGTGCAAAAATTTCATTCAAGTGATAgatagtatcatggctattacTGCTAAGCATTGCTGTTGCACAGTGGATTCCATAAAATGCAAGCGAAATATTCTTACACTCAAATCATCGAGCGTTACTTCATCTTCATATTTGCGACactggctacactgctcttctcgtcacatgactcacatggccgccatttaaaattgtcataaggttacgaaaacttttagtatattttacactattatgtattactgCATTACAGTAATTATGAATTGAttaatgtacattaccgtattcagtactaaaaataaacactgtacgtaattcaaaactttatttttaaatatttatatgaaaattactaaatttcaacatggaaaaaaaggtttgtgcagtacagtgtgtGTTTACGTAActtataaacatattttccaattatccggcaaaatcagttatccgccactggctttgtcccacagttgccggatacaaGGAAttctactatacttgtttttcttTTAAGTAGTAGTGTGCGAGCACCATACCTAGGGATAGAAATTATATGCACTGTAAAGTAGTATTGCTAGTTCTTACACATTTAACCACGTCCTCATTGTCAGATATTTCTGTATACTTAGTTGGTGATATAGGAAGCAATGCATATTACATCCAATCACAGAAGGCTTTAAAAAAGACAACAATTTAAGGGCAGCATCTCTTGATAACCAATGTAACAGTAACTCGTAATATTCTCGGCATGTGGTTCAATAGGTGACTAATTGCCTCCTTTAGGTATTATTACATAAAgactggcagatttaaacttAGCAACGTTTTACACCATGTTTTCTCATCCGTAATGTACACTATTCCTACCCAAATACAGTTgtcattttatatgaaatatgtaacaatactaggaagaaattttctcatgaaatttcgtccagtgtatgggactggtgcccacccagcatcatgatgcacttagggagttatgataggtagcgaaatctagttgcgaaagccagctataatggctggagggatcatcgtgctaaccacacgatacttccattctggttggatgatcgtccacctctgcttcggcatgtggtgtgaggccagcagccagctggtcggtctaggcccttcacgggctgtggcgtcacggattattattattattatgtaacaaTACTACTATATAGTGCATAAAGTTACGATCCCTAGTCATAACTTCTAAAGTCGTATACAGTTGGGACGGTCGTTCTGTGCCGGTGTGCTTGGTTATCTTGAGCAACAGAGTGAGTTTATAGAAACACGTGACTTACCGCCTCGGCTGGGATCTGCATCGTGTAGTGACATCATCATGCGCAGTTGGTTCCAGAATGTGCGATGAACGGCGCATTCCACTCACAGTTGTCCAGTATCACTTATCACATCACacgtgttatcataataaatacaaactgattataaacataacatgatatccatggttcaattatatagcaatgaagagaaacagacgcaatcaatatatctaatcatcaaactttcgataccagatatatcaccaccattgtcgtcgtgatcatcatcttcatcgtcgtcgctttcactactgctgtctccgcccgtaattatgaagctttcaattacattttccataattccttcctattcaatatattcatcttcgattttttcaacatgttcacatactttttcccatttttctacactgatgtcatcaacccgttgttggcacaatttcatcacttgctctaatttaaaagttgtgttttgacTGGCTACCCACTGCTTTATATCTGCCCAAATCAATTCCAATGGATTTAGCTCAGGTGAATACGGCGGCAATCTGAGTACACAGTGTCCATTCATAGCTAAGAGATTGTCAATCACGTAAGTTTTATGAAGTGGCTTATGTGTTTTAATGAGCCCGTAAAGCTCcactttcagcatattttcctgaaactgcacattgtttcttctaagccagtcctgcatatcacttacttctggtaattgttggcattcatttcatgatggtagtctccagttttcctgttcgatttaaacatcagaaatgcgccaggtacaaaacccgctcgacccccttcatgaacaataataagcctaggtcctttcgaaataggcgccagtaaacctgaggttttgtcatcactccaattttttggtcttgtatgcgtgctatgaatatacgtttcatcctcgtatattagaggtctaccttcttctctgtatttctttattgcgcgtaaatatgatatgcgctgttctcgaatatcatgcctttcctgtaataccgctttattatttcttgtcttcttccATTTAAACCCCATATCACGTAAAATGATCTTTAAACTTGTACTACCCCCGCTAAAGTTTATGGCATCTTTTAGTTTAGGTAGCAGTTTACTGACAGTGGGCActgttttgtcatttatataaaaattataaattgtctgtCGTATAACTCTTTTATCAAAATCATCAACATCTGTAATGCATTTCGGTACACGATGAACTTTACCGGGCGTTCCAAAAGAGGTCCCTTCTTCCTCacactgtttcccttctttaattatctttcttattgttctttcgggcactttagttgctgcactcactcgttcttgcacctttttcagcggtattaaaaagtctccagaagctgcttcactcttcatgaaagaatgtatattgttcacaacttcccgagtttggctatgcagtgtttttgcgccaagtttagactgaataggaggcattttagtctacacaaacacacacaactgcaatttgccacgataataaataaacaatatgaatatgaactaactaaactaacaaaCAGCAATTATCACGCACGTGGCAGGACGATGTTACACAGCCAAGGCTTTCTGCGAGACTGGCCACTTGCCATATTCTGCGCATGCGCGAGAGTGTAGACTCACTGGCTAGCTACCATATGATTCTCACCGGCACAGAACGAACGTCCCAACTGTACAATgtataaattacataaacaaaTGTTCTTACTAAAAACTAGGTtcttaagattaatttttttttaatattactgcaACTTCTCACCTTGGATAAGCACAGTCTTCTTTCCTGTTGGTGCTCGTAATGCAAGTTGATCAAAGGTGATAATTTCACCACCTGCCTTTAGAATACGTGCACGAGCTCTTTCAGTGACACGTAGGGCACAGAcctataaacaaattaaaaatttccctcttacttcaaaaatccaaccttgtgcacacaaaataaattattggcactgaaaagtgccttttcgtaaacaTAATGATGtgcatttgacaaacgcagacaaatctgctctttttagtatttcaatatataattgccagtgaggaatccgtatactgaaattttcccaacaTAACtatccaacaaaacaaatgtcacatTGGTGAAGAAATCAGTCCTTCCTCTAATACAGTTATGCGCTTAGTGCgattataaacaaacaaaaagtcCTATAATACTCGTAATTATGTAATCTCCTCGGCAAACTTAACAGCCCGAGTAGTGCATCTGCTTTAGTTCATTCGTCAACTTTAGTTActgcagaagttttttttattaatccgGTTTAGAGCGGTTTTATCTTGCtgcaaatgtttatatttatacatCATTGCTTCAACAGATAACCTTAAAATTCACAAATTTGTTTCGTTCGATTCTGATAACTAATGGAATTTGTAATTCTGATTTGCCATAGTTTATTCGCTAATTACGTACAGGTTAAAATCCTTCATGCTTATAGACAAGGAAATCAGCATACATTCCCAACAGAAGTAATATGTGTAAAGTTTATTACTTACGGTTAACTTGGGTATATCAAATATTCTCTGATCGTCAGTAATGGTTCCAACTATGACAGCAATCAATGGTGCACGCTTAGGATCTTTCATGAGACGTACAACTCTAGCAAGTGAAATAGGTGGCCGGTTTATCTTGGACATGAACAGCCTCTTCAACACAATCTTGTTAAACTTGGATCTTGTCCGTCTTGTCAGGTATCGATACAACTGAAAGAAGCATATTGACTTAAGAATAAAAACGATGCAATTATCActctttataatttataatatgacCATGACCATTCATgtaatactgaagaaaaatacattcatattattgttttgtatagtAGGAAGGCTACAATGCTGCAATTCATTCAACTCTATTTTAACATATATGGTTTTATTACTCTATTACACGTTACAAAGATtgacataaaataaattgtgcTCTTCCACATGGGTTGTTCACGTATTGTACTAGTTAGTACTTTGGGAAATGTGTAACGAACTACGAATTGCAGTGCATGGTTACTCATCCTAAAATTTAGAAACAGTCCTTTCCATTTGTTTCTTAAGAGACTTTAAAAAATATGGTTTCAACTGTATATTCTGCAAAATCTTCACGTTACTCTGTAAAATACGAATTAAATAACcgacaaattatttattaatagtcgTTTTACATTACCTTAACCAACAATCTCAGATACACGTCCTGAGATTTTGGCTCTGTTCTTCTGACCTTACGGTCCCACTTATGGTTGATATCAATACCCTGAAAATAAGATAATTCATTGTCTCACATAAATGTTACAAAAAAGACAGTAAAATGACGCTTACAAAATATGATTGCAATCGAttcaaattaaaaacattaaagacAGCATTAACCCACCATCTTTACCAGCCGGAAGAAACTCTATATGCACAGCACCTTGGGAGGAAGTGAATTACTAAAGTAAGATTACAAACATTGAAGCAAGAAAAGAACTAAAATTTCAGCAAAACGCTGGGTACACTAATAAAAGAGCTATGTTATGCAAATTACAAGCATTAATAACTTACAGAAATCTATAAAATTACTACTTCTTTAACATAAAACAAGACACGTTTGTGTAATTTGTAACATAAGTAACAACATCATTGTCGTGCGTTATTTCTATATCATACGTTGCCTCTACTGAATTAGGTTTTACTTTTGCCATCAGATGGCGTTGAACGAGAGCAGTCTGTGAAGGACGAAATCTGTAGGACAGTTTTGAATATAACAATGACAGTTGAAGACGTGTTTCCGTATAAGAGCAATCGAATTTTGTTCGAAGAAGACAGTTTCCAGTTTTTCAGTTTACGTTGATGTTGGGAAGATGGAGGACGTTAGTGTGCATGCCACTCCGGTGTTAGAAGAGACGTTTTACATTTTATCGAAGAAAAACACTGTATATAGAGTGAAATTAACGGAGAAAGGACTAAGTTTGCAAAAGGAGAGTAATGGAAATacgaaaactgaaattattagaaTAAATGACATTGTTGGTTGTCGTTGTATGAGAAGTAAACGTAGGTCTGCGGGCGCCTGTGCTTGTCATCCAAACGCTATTCGAAGGAACAATTTGAGAGTTGTAGAAGAAAATTCTAGTGAACAAGATGAAAAAGACATTAGTGCATATCTTTATATATATGCTTATGTTCTTAAGAAATACAGAGTGAAATCCGGGCAAAAACGAGAACGGATGACAATCACGCTGAGGTTTAGATCTTTCGATAAATATGATGACAACATGAGGGAAGCCCAAAAGTGGCGGTTGGCGGTCAAGTGTCTTATCAAGAATAAATCAATTCCACGGAGTGTACTGACCAGTGAAGATTCGCAAGTGACAGCTCAAACCTGTGAGTGTATAACTTTTTTTAATATCGTATGTTGATTAGGACTTcatttattatcaataataagTTTCCTGTATTGTGTGTCTACAGACACGCCTATTATGTCATTTTGTCGCGCACGTGCAGCTCATTGACGTCAGGGTAGCATAAAAGCTATTGGACATCGTACTGGCCTGGACCGGGCATTTGCCGCGTTGCGACGTGACGTACTATTTCATTGAATTACTGTCATTGTGTTCACGTCTATAGCGATTGTAAACATTTATGACAGTTGTACAaggaga contains the following coding sequences:
- the RpL18 gene encoding large ribosomal subunit protein eL18; this translates as MGIDINHKWDRKVRRTEPKSQDVYLRLLVKLYRYLTRRTRSKFNKIVLKRLFMSKINRPPISLARVVRLMKDPKRAPLIAVIVGTITDDQRIFDIPKLTVCALRVTERARARILKAGGEIITFDQLALRAPTGKKTVLIQGRRNAREAVKHFGLAPGVPHSHTKPYVRSKGRKFERARGRRRSCGYKK